The proteins below come from a single Juglans regia cultivar Chandler chromosome 12, Walnut 2.0, whole genome shotgun sequence genomic window:
- the LOC109010405 gene encoding cytochrome P450 78A3-like: MGKEVESFWLFAFISKCQAFTETSIAWPILVMGVLAWLAMTLVFWAHPGGHAWGRHSWRNGKFSALAEKKIPGPRGLPLVGSMQLMASLAHHRIAAAAKACRAKRLMAFSLGETRVIVTCNPDVAKEILHSSVFSDRPVKESAYSLMFNRAIGFAPYGAYWRTLRRIANTHLFSPKQIKASEAQRCEIAAQMVAMFGDQHGKSFRPREIFKRASLNNMMCSVFGSKYRLDSSNSEVEELQRMVGEGYELLGLLNWSDHLPWLADFDAQKIRFRCSKLVPKVNRFVGGIIAQHLDDQNGENKYRDFVDVLLSLQGPESLSDTDMIAVLWEMIFRGTDTVAVLMEWILARMVLHPDVQSKVQEELDNVVGRSRDVAEADVAALVYLMAVVKEVLRLHPPGPLLSWARLAINDTMIDGYHVPKGAMAMVNMWAIARDPYVWEDPFEFMPERFVSNKEEEGLVDFSVLGSDLRLAPFGSGKRSCPGKTLGLTTVSFWVASLLHEYEWLPSDQTTGVDLSEVLRLSCEMANPLTAKLRPRRRTNLYH, from the exons ATGGGTAAGGAAGTTGAGAGCTTCTGGCTTTTTGCTTTCATCTCCAAATGCCAAGCCTTTACAGAAACAAGCATTGCATGGCCAATTTTAGTTATGGGTGTGCTGGCTTGGCTAGCCATGACCCTTGTTTTCTGGGCTCACCCTGGTGGCCATGCTTGGGGCAGGCACAGTTGGAGAAATGGGAAATTCTCTGCTCTAGCCGAGAAGAAAATCCCAGGTCCGAGAGGGTTGCCTCTGGTTGGCAGCATGCAGCTCATGGCCTCCCTCGCTCACCACCGGATTGCCGccgctgccaaggcatgccgcGCCAAGCGGCTCATGGCGTTTAGCCTCGGCGAAACTCGAGTTATCGTCACGTGTAATCCCGACGTGGCCAAAGAAATCCTGCACAGCTCGGTGTTTTCTGACCGGCCCGTCAAGGAGTCCGCCTACAGCTTGATGTTCAACAGGGCAATCGGGTTCGCTCCTTATGGGGCATACTGGCGAACACTTCGGAGAATCGCCAACACCCACCTTTTCTCTCCGAAACAGATCAAAGCTTCCGAGGCTCAGAGGTGCGAAATCGCTGCTCAGATGGTGGCAATGTTTGGAGATCAGCATGGGAAAAGCTTCCGCCCGCGTGAGATTTTCAAACGTGCTTCGCTGAACAACATGATGTGCTCGGTGTTCGGAAGCAAATACAGATTGGATTCATCGAACAGCGAAGTGGAGGAGTTGCAGAGGATGGTGGGTGAAGGGTATGAGCTGTTGGGGTTGCTGAACTGGTCCGACCACCTGCCATGGCTAGCTGATTTTGATGCGCAAAAAATCCGGTTCAGATGCTCAAAGCTCGTTCCAAAAGTCAACCGGTTTGTCGGCGGAATCATCGCCCAACACCTGGATGATCAAAACGGTGAAAACAAGTACAGGGATTTTGTTGACGTTTTGCTCTCTCTGCAAGGCCCCGAAAGCCTATCGGACACCGACATGATCGCCGTCCTATGG GAAATGATTTTCAGAGGGACAGACACTGTGGCAGTTCTGATGGAGTGGATACTTGCGAGGATGGTGCTTCATCCCGATGTTCAATCAAAGGTCCAAGAGGAGCTCGATAACGTTGTAGGAAGATCAAGAGATGTTGCCGAGGCTGATGTGGCGGCTTTGGTGTATCTGATGGCTGTGGTGAAAGAAGTGCTAAGGCTACACCCACCTGGCCCACTTCTATCATGGGCCCGCTTGGCTATCAATGACACAATGATTGATGGGTATCACGTGCCGAAAGGGGCCATGGCAATGGTTAACATGTGGGCCATCGCACGTGACCCATATGTTTGGGAAGATCCATTTGAATTTATGCCCGAGAGATTTGTGAGCAATAAGGAGGAGGAGGGTTTAGTGGACTTTTCAGTGCTCGGCTCAGATCTTAGGCTTGCACCATTTGGATCGGGTAAGCGATCTTGCCCGGGAAAGACCTTAGGTTTGACCACGGTCAGCTTTTGGGTGGCCTCACTTTTGCACGAGTATGAATGGCTACCATCCGATCAAACGACTGGGGTTGACTTGTCTGAAGTATTGAGGCTCTCTTGCGAGATGGCCAATCCTTTGACCGCTAAATTACGCCCTAGGCGCAGAACAAACTTATATCACTAG